One Phaseolus vulgaris cultivar G19833 chromosome 11, P. vulgaris v2.0, whole genome shotgun sequence genomic window carries:
- the LOC137827160 gene encoding serine carboxypeptidase-like 51: protein MEKVPHLLSIFLFIALLFHGGKVLAFKTQDGSEEWGYVPVRPKAHMFWWLYRSPYRVEDPSKPWPIILWLQGGPGASGVGIGNFEEVGPLNTDLKPRNSTWLQKADLLFVDNPVGTGYSFVEDKKLFVKTDNEAATDLTTLLIELFNKNEKLQKSPLFIVAESYGGKFAVTLGLSALKAIEAGKLKLILGGVALGDSWISPEDFVFSWGPLLKDLSRLDDNGLQKSNSVAERIKQQLEDGKFVEATDSWSELESVISMSSNFVDFYNFLEDAGSDDVAALELGLYKKISTKRYSRYLTSLRSRSKSPGGDNDLDKLLNGVIKKKLKIIPENVTWGGQSGDVFEYLSGDFMKPRIDEVDELLAKGVNVTVYNGQIDLICSTKGTDAWVHKLKWEGLKNFLAKDRTPLYCGSDKSTTKGFVRSYKNLHFYWILKAGHFVPTDQPCVALDMVGAITHSPAT, encoded by the exons ATGGAAAAGGTTCCTCATTTACTATCCATTTTCCTGTTCATTGCTTTGCTGTTTCATGGAGGAAAGGTTTTAGCTTTCAAAACCCAAGACGGATCAGAGGAATGGGGATACGTTCCAGTCAGACCCA AAGCACACATGTTTTGGTGGCTATATAGAAGTCCCTATAGAGTGGAAGATCCCTCTAAGCCGTGGCCAATTATTCTCTGGTTGCAAGGAGGACCT GGTGCTTCAGGAGTTGGAATTGGAAATTTTGAGGAGGTTGGGCCTTTGAACACAGACTTGAAGCCACGGAATTCCACATGGCTGCAAAAAGCAGATCTCTTGTTTGTG GACAATCCAGTTGGAACTGGGTACAGTTTTGTGGAGGACAAAAAACTCTTTGTTAAAACAGATAATGAAGCAGCCACCGACTTGACTACATTGTTGATTGAATTGTTCAATAAGAATGAGAAACTACAAAAGAGCCCTCTGTTCATCGTGGCAGAGTCATATGGTGGCAAATTTGCTGTCACTCTCGGGTTATCTGCTCTGAAAGCTATAGAAGCTGGGAAATTGAAGCTTATACTTGGAG GTGTGGCATTAGGAGACAGTTGGATCTCCCCTGAAGATTTTGTG TTCTCATGGGGTCCTCTCCTTAAAGACCTCTCACGACTTGACGATAATGGACTGCAAAAATCAAACAG TGTAGCTGAGAGGATCAAGCAGCAACTTGAGGATGGTAAATTTGTTGAAGCCACCGACTCATGGAGTGAACTTGAGTCTGTGATTTCCATGAGCAGCAACTTTGTG GACTTCTACAATTTTTTGGAGGATGCAGGAAGTGATGATGTTGCAGCATTGGAGTTAGGgttatataagaaaatatcaACGAAGAGGTACTCCAGGTATCTCACTTCCTTGAGGTCAAGGTCAAAATCTCCTGGTGGTGATAATGATCTTGACAAGTTACTAAACGGTGTCATAAAGAAAAAGTTAAAGATCATCCCAGAGAATGTCAC ATGGGGAGGGCAATCCGGTGATGTTTTCGAATACCTTTCAGGTGATTTTATGAAACCAAGAATCGATGAG GTTGATGAACTGCTGGCCAAAGGGGTCAACGTGACAGTGTACAATGGACAA ATTGATCTGATTTGTTCAACCAAAGGGACTGATGCATGGGTTCATAAACTCAA GTGGGAAGGGCTTAAAAATTTCTTGGCCAAAGATAGAACACCTCTCTACTGTGGAAGTGACAAATCAACAACCAAAGGTTTTGTTAGATCATATAAAAATCTACACTTCTATTGGATCCTCAAAGCTGGCCATTTT GTTCCCACTGATCAACCTTGTGTGGCACTAGACATGGTGGGTGCAATTACACACTCACCAGCCACTTGA